The genome window CAGGTACGCAGCGGCTGTGGCCAGGTACCTCCTTACAGAAACCCTTTGGGCTAGATGTCCCGGTCCTGTCTCCTTTGGGGCTCAGCGGCCCTTGCCTCGCGGTCAGTGTCTCAGTAAGCAGTGGGCGCTGTCAGGCGGCTTTACTGTTCACAGCTCCGGCTCCCCGTGCTGTGTGGGTACCCACCTTTCTCTTGCGACCCCGCCGGCTGTTCCTAGCTCCTGCGACCTCAGCATCTCAGGCTCCTCATCAGGCCACTACCATCTCGGTTTGTCTACCTTCCttgaacttttgttttcttttcagcccATTTCAAATCCTGAGGCGTGTCTGACTGGCTAAGCCAGTGACCCCAACTTCCTTATTAGACAGGACTTAACCTGGGCCCTGCCTCCACCATTTCTAGACTGCATCGACCCACCAAGCTTGCCTTTATTCATTCCTGCAGTAGCTCCCACAGAATTAGGGTAAAGCCCACCGCCACACTTACGCCTCACTTCCCCTCGGCCCTAGACACCTAGTTCTTTTAAattcatttccattgaaagaTGTTGCAACAGTGTGCCACCCCGGAACTTCTGTCAGCTTCTCTTCCCTGCCTTAACCAAGCTTCCAGGCGGGACTCCCGTGGCATTTGCACCCTCTCAGTGTTCATCCTTAAAGCCTGACTTCCCCATGGCAGCCGTTTGGCATCCCGTGTTGTTCCTCTAGATAGCCAGAAAGTTGTTCACAGTGCTCTGATCCCCGGAGCACAGTTCCTGAGGTGTAAGGGGCCCCCTGAGTTAGTGCTGGGTCTATTCCTCAGGTCTCTGCTGTAGCTTCCAGGGCCTTCAGGATGTTTCACGGGATTCCAGCTACTCCTGGTATTGGAGGTGAGTGTGGCCTAAAGTGGGAAGAAGGCTTTCCCTGCTACCGGGGCTGTTGGGAAATGACAAAACTGCTACCTCCATCCCATATTCTCAGTCCTTGGGGAGTGATTAGGGACAGAGCTGTTTGTGGCAGGATCCTGAGGGCCCATCAACACCCCGCTGAGTAGAGATAATAAACTCCAATGTGGCCAGAGCATCTCGAGCATCTCTGGGTCTCCAACCCTAGCTTGTGAAGCATGAAACAGACTTTTATTTGTTATCATATCATGGTGCAGTGAACAAAATCTGGTCATGTTGGCAGAGGTGGAGAGTTAAATCCAGCAATTTGTAGCCTCTTAGGGGCAATACTGGTAGGAAGTGAGACCAGAGCCCCTACTCTGTAGCTCCCCTGAGTTCTTTGGGACATGGCATGGGAGATATCCTCTTGGGAAGTAACTGAAATGGGCCTGTTCTGGGGTCATCTTGTGATGGCTTGTCAGCTCCTCCCTGCTCTGTTGCAGCCCCTGGAAACAAGCCGGAGCTGTATGAGGTAAGTGGTAGATGCTTGTCTGGCCGTGGCCACTGCCACCGCCATGTGGCTGTCGTTGGTTCTATAACCAACCAGTCATGCTGACTGACTTGCCCGCTCTTCCCACAGGAAGTAAAGTTGTACAAGAATGCTCGGGAGCGGGAAAAGTAAGTCAAGTGTCTAAGCTGccatcagcacacacacacacatgccctcaTCCCACCTCCATGGCAGGCCCAGCGGTCTGCCAAACCCACGACCACCCCAATggttggggagggaggggcatggggagaTAGTTGCTGAGGGTTGGAGTGAGAGGTGGGCTGAATTCTGCCATGGGTACAGAGCAACAGTTGGCTGCCCTCCCTTGGAATTGTGGCCTGATGGATGGCTTTGCCTCAGGTATGACAACATGGCGGAGCTGTTTGCGGTGGTGAAGACTATGCAGGCGCTGGAGAAGGCGTACATCAAGGACTGTGTCACCCCCAATGAGTGAGCAAGCCTGTGGCTTCAGGTGTTGATGGCCACCAATCCTCAGAAGCATGTTTCTCCCTTCCATGAAGCTTGAGGGTTCAGTAGGCAGCACAAATGTAGGTCTGGAACCCAAGCTATGGGGGAGGTGGGATGCTCCTGGTTGCTATCTGGTTTCAGGACCATGTCACCCAGGGGCGTTTTGTAAGGGTGGGTATGGTTCTTTAGAAGGTGAACTGGAGTCTGGGGCAGCGTAGTCTAAAGTATCACTGGCCAGTCTAGGTTCCTAGCATGGATGCTGATGCCTTATCCAGGGATGACGTGCCAATTTGACAGACCAGGAGCTGCCAGGTGGTAATGGAGATCTGACACCTCGGTCTAGGGCAAACAGAGTAGACCTGTGGGCTCTTGTTCTGAGTTCCAGGGGCGGCCCACACTGATTCTCTGTGGTAGTTACATTTTTGTCATACCTCCCTGCTCTTGTCCAGAGCTCTCTTCATATACAGACCCAGTAGGAAGCCTTTGGCCCTCCCAGCCTGCCGTGAAAGCTGCTGTATCTAGACTAGCTGAGGGAAAGCACCATGAGCCACCGTAGACTGTTCTCATTCTCCAGCAGCACCCACCCTCTCCCCAGGTACACTGCAGCCTGCTCCAGGCTCCTGGTCCAGTACAAAGCTGCCTTCCGACAGgtccaaggctcagagatcagCTCCATTGATGAATTTTGCCGAAAGTTCAGAGTGAGTGAAGccaatccttccctccatcctgCAGGAAAGTTGTGGTGGGATGTGGTGAGACCCTGGCCTCCTGGAGGCCCTGTGATGCCCAGTACCCTTGTCTGTTCTACTCAGCTGGACTGTCCACTTGCTATGGAGAGGATCAAAGAAGACCGGCCCATCACCATCAAGGATGACAAGGGCAATCTGAACCGCTGCATCGCAGACGTAGTTTCGGTGTGCCCCACACTCCTGGGAGGGCCCTGTGGGGATTAAGGGGAAGGGACTACCAGCCTGGGTCAGCCATAAAAGTGTATTCCTGCGGTTTCTGGAGCTAAGCGGTACCCTGGGGAAGCCACCTCAGCTCTAAGTGAGGGTGAGAAGCATCCGTGGCACCTAAGCCCCACCTGACTGAGTTCCCTACTGTGAAGGGGACCATATACAGGATCTACTGTGGCAGGGCCCTGGTTTGAAGGGGTTGTGTAGGAGTGCACCCCAGATCCCCACCTTACTCTCACAGTTGTGATCCCAAATGTCCATAGGGCCCAGAAGGTCAACCCAGGCAGGTCTTCATTGTAGCCTCCCAGGCAGGAAGAAAACCCCTAGTATGGGGTGTGGGAGAGGAAAAATGGATGGGGGCCTGGCCCCTGTGACTGACCTATGAGCTACAAAGCGTCTCCACACCCCAACTGAGTACGAGTTGCCTAATGCACATGCCCCCCCCCAGCTCTTCATTACAGTCATGGACAAGCTTCGCCTGGAGATCCGCGCAATGGACGAGGTGCGGGGGTTGGGCAGGGAGTCCTGGCCTGGCTGGAGGGCAACACAGCAAGGCAGGTCGGGTCTCAGCCTAGCACTTGTGTCTGTAGATTCAGCCAGACCTACGGGAGCTCATGGAGACCATGCATCGAATGAGCCACCTGCCCCCAGACTTCGAAGGCCGCCAAACAGTCAACCAATGGTGAGTGGCCTTCCCGGGCAGGCGGCGCCTCGTGGCGACATCCGAGAGCCCTGCTGCTCATCCGCGCCTGTGCCCCCAGGCTGCAGACCCTGAGCGGGATGTCGGCCTCTGACGAGCTGGATGACTCCCAGGTCCGCCAGATGCTCTTCGATCTGGAGTCGGCTTACAACGCCTTTAACCGCTTCCTGCATGCCTGAGCCTCGTCGACTGACCGAGGCGCAGCGCCTCAGCTCGCCAGTATCTACACCTGTCCTAGATGTCTATATTGTCAGGAAATCGCCCCCCCCAATAaatatcagagacagctccaaCAGCGTGTTCAGGGATCCAAGGAGGGGATGCGGGGTGGACGACGAGGGAACACAGCCACACACCCACACGCACTTGGTGGGTGAAGCAAGGCAAGCTGCAAccattttacatacatacacacacactcacacattggGTGGATGGAGGAATGCTCCAACaacttaacagacatttacaatgtggtttcattctctttttctttgaatGAACGGTTACAGTGAATATATGTAGGAAAAAACATGTTCCCCAATAGCCTCACAAGATCAAGTGCTTCTAAGTATTATAGGTGAAAACAAATtctctagctgggcatggtggtggcacatgccttaaatcccagcacttgtactcaggaggcagaggtaggcagagctctgtgagttcgaggccatcctggtctacaaagggagtccaggacaaccaggtcaacacagagaaaccctgtctcaaaacaaaacaaaacaaattattctCAAGAATCCACCTACATTGGTAACTAAGAAATTTGTTACAGTGTAACAAAATGTAAGGcagtaaggttatttattttctcatcctGTTTACTGGCAGGTGCAATTTGCAGTTACAAAAAAAGAAttggttattttattatttatcttaaaaagtaacTTAATAATCTTAAAAGAATCGCAAATCtaaacttatattaaaaaaaaacagtcatttctactttaaatcctcatggtgcacatctactcattaacatttttttattaaattatatcaggaagggagggtgggattgggaggggaggagggagggagggaggtacaggggagatacaaagtgaataacctgtaataaaaataaaaataatacttaaaaaaataactctgaaaaatatataaataaaaagtgaaaaaaaagaaaaaaatatgtcagGAAGCCAAGGGCAAAAATGGGTACAAGAAATCAATCATCAGCTTTAGCCAGTGCTAATCAGGCTGCTATTCTTCTTGTTCCCTGACCTCAAAAAGTCCCTAGCTCAACTATTAAGACTGTGCCTTTCTAAACTGCAAATTGTTtcctaagattttctacatcaaGGCCACTAACAAAACATCCCAACTTTACCAAGAATCTACATCTCTAGGTTCTTTCCAAGGGTGGTGGTTGAATCatctgctccagcagcaatgcTTGAAAAAGATCACACACTAATGTTTTAAGTGCCAGTGACACTGCCCAGTGAGGGTACATACAACCCATGTACTATGAGGGATGTGATGACCATGAAGACAACAAGCAGAGCTGCATAAAATCCTGGCGGGCACACCCATAGCGGTTGTGCCAACTGGTGGGCTGCAGTCCATGCGTTCAAAGCTGTTCTGCTGTTCCTCCTGCATGGCCCTGGACAAACAAAGATCTGTTTAAGCTTCCTGCTATGCGAAGCTGCGCTGAGCCCACCCTCCTGACCTTGTAGCAGAGCCCTGACTCCTGAGGGGCACAGAGCCTGTGAAGCCACTGCCCTTAAACCAGCAAGGTTTCCTGGCTCTGTTGCTCAACCCACACATGGAGCAGCCTCTGGAGACGATAGCTGGGCAATCACAGGGCAAGATGAGTCCTCACAGCTCCTGGAGAGGGAATGCATAGACCCTACACCGGGCCAGGTGTGGCTGCTGTTATGGGACAGGTGATCCAGCAGGCCTGCCTCCATAGGCAATTGCTTATGCCATCACCTGCTGCCATCTCCAAGTGCAGTAAGTGTATTTGGCTCATGGAAGGACTTACTGCCAACCGAAGCCCCCTATTCTTGCTCTCTTAGGtgccccctttccctccctccctggcctCATAGCTCATTTGCTGCCTCTATCCCTCCTCCaggccctcctctcccttcccccagtaAACTTCCTTACAGCACATCTGTTGCGTGGTGTAATTCCTCAAGGGGTACACCTTGGCATGGGCCCCACCATGGTACCCCCTTGCTTCATCATTAGAGGTCTAACAGTTGCCTCCTTGCCTGCCATCAGTCCCTCCCAGCTctaggttttgtttggttggttgatttttttttttccagacagggagacagtttctctgtgtaaccctaactgtcctggaacttacttttgTGGATCAGGTTGGTAagttggtctcgaactcagatatacacctgcctctgcctcacgagtgccgggattaagggcatgcaccaccatgcccagctaactcttctttggttttgttgttgtctgaGACATGGTTTTGCTGATACAGCTATGGCTATCCTTGAACTTAAGGTTCTCCTCATgccctcctgaatgctgggattactggtgtttGGCGTCAATGACAGCCTTAGGACAGGGCGTAACTGAAGCACTTGCCTTCACTGACCCATCACATAAGCTCCCCAAACATGCCATTTTTGGTGCTGGGCCTTGTGCAGGGTACTAGGCAAATGCTTtaacactgagctacattcacatctcttgggtgttttgttttttggtttttttttttttttatgttttctttaattgtaCACAGgtaagtattttgcctgcatgtatgttgtgTACTGCATGCATGACTGGGGTCATGGATTCTGCCTCCCCAGGAACGGACTaacaggtatatgccaccatgcccagaccaGATCTGCTCCAACctatttcacttttgtttttgtgtggttgGTTGttcttttccagacagggtctctgtgtagccttggctgccctggactttgtagaccatgctggcctcagactcacagtaatcagcctacctctgcctctctgagtgctgggattaagagtatATGCGGTGATTCCTGGTTTTCAGTTCTTTTTATAGTATCTGTAGTTGGCTGAATTAAACTTTGCAGGAGTCATAGGGAACTGATAACCAGGGAgcattgttttgctttttttgtttgtttgtttgtttttgtttgtttgttcttttccagacagggtttctctgtagccttggttgtcctgggctcactttgtagagcaggttggcctcaaactcacagagatctgcctgcctctgcctccctgagtgctgggattacaggtgtgtgccactgagcctggctcaGGGGAGAAGTCTTAGTGTAGGTTTGGCAATCCTGGCTTCCCTAGATTTCTCCTTCAAAGGAGACCTGCCTAATCCGGGGAAGACCAGAACAGCCGACCCTCATGCACCTGTAGCATTGGCCTTTCTGTATCATTTCCAGCCAGCTCACTGTCATTTTATAAAAAGGGTAGCTATAAAACCAATGTCTGAGgtaggtgagatggctcaacaggtaaagaaaAGGCCATGTGGTAGGAAGAGAAATTCAGCTCTTGAAAAGTTGCCTTctcgggctggagaggtggctcagaggttaagagcgctgtctgttcttccagaggtcctgagttcacgtCCTAggaaccacatggtagctcagaaccATCAGCAatgggatccgatgccctcttctgactcggaatgtacatgcagatagagcacttatatacataaaaataaaagttgtcctctcacctctaTTGTATGCCAtatcagtaaataaataaattgtggggctggagagatggttcaggtggttaagggcactggctgcttttccaaaggacttaGGTTCAACCCCTCTctttgcccccccccaaaaaaaagacttTTCCCTAGAGGCAGACTGTGCTTAAACAGAGAGCAACTGATCTGCAAGGCTAGGAAACCAACCTGGTCCCAGGCCCCAGCAGCCCAGCAACGGAAACAGAAAAGCCACGTTGGGTATATGGCATCTTCAGAGCTACATGTGGAGAACGTTCTCTTCATTGTCTCATGCTGGCTCTTCCAGTTCCCAGTCACAGTTCCTCCTTAGGACCAGAAGGGATGCCACCTTGTAGGCATCCCAACCATAAGAACCATTGATGTAGGTGTGTGTTCGGCTCAGGTCTGAAACGGTTGACCCCAGGGCTCAGGACAGTCAGCCAGCTTCTTTCCCCACCCTGCCCTACCCTCCGGAATACTAAGGGGCAGAGTTCTTTAGGCGTTATATTTCCAGCTCCACACCCCAACCGCACCCCAGAAGGGCTGGGGTCAGGAGAGGGCCACAGTACTTCTGGTGCTACCCGGGTCCCCTTCAAACAGGCCGAAATGCCTTGTGACCTGGGGATTGTCAGCAACCGGAGATCCGACCCCTCCTCCACCTGCCACCTGGGTAGAGATAAGGCTCAGGGATCAAAGGTTGGAATGATTGATCCGGGAGGGGCAGATCGAGGAACCCAGCTCTACCTCAGTTTTCCTGTGCCTCAGGCCTAGAGCTCACAACAGGACCTCGACCTCCTACTGACCCCAAAAGCTGGCCAGATGCTGGCTAGGACCAAGGTCACATCTTCTCTTCCTGTTTGTCTAGGTTGGGGCTTTAGCCATTTCCTGGGGATTTACCCTTCAAGGGCTGGAGGTGGGGACTATGACTCAGCAAGTACCCTTCAGAAATCTCCCATTGTAGCCCATGTTGGGCCCCGAGGCCCAGGATCCAAGAtcaccacccccacccaccctcacTCGGGCCACAAGACTTGGGATTTGTCTAAGCTGCTTGAGCTGGGAGGCAGCTGGTGAAGGGTGGGAGGTAGGTCTAAGGGCTCTCCTGAAAATGTCAAATAGAACACCCATATTTGACTTGGCAACTAATAGGAAGCTCTGCCCCCTCCCCTAGCCTGAGGCAAGATCACAGGAGGCCCTCAGGGAACAGAGGAAGCCCTGAGTGGCGGTTCTGGGTATGGCAGGAGAGGGCATGCACACGCCACCCACCTAAGAAAAGGGACCCAACTCCAGCCCTAGCCTCAAGAGGCAGCAGCTCCTTGCCCCCAAGCTTTCAGGGAGGATCTACCACTGGAATGGCTAACCCAGCAGCCAATCACAGAGCCCTGCAGGAAATACCTGGGAGAGGTCCTGAAGTAGAACCCAGCCCCAGTCTGGCCCCAGGCAGCCCCAGCAGTCTCTAGTCAGCCCAGACGCCAGCAGTCCTCACAGAGCACCAAAGCAAGAAGCGCTCTGGGGGCCTGAGGCATGGTGTCCCCAGCTCCGCTCACCCAGGGGCTCCTGTTGGCTCTGCTGGTCATCACAGCAGCTGTAGTCCAGCCCAACAGCCTGCTAAACCTTCTCACCTCGGGACGGGATGCTCTGGATCGCCAGGCACTGGACCGCCTGTTAAATACGCTGGCGGCCCGTGTGCACTGCACCGACGGGCCGTGTGAAAAGGTAACAGCCCCACCCGATGGGTCCCCCAGCCCCGGCCCCTTCCTGCCCGCCCCACCCCGTGGCAGGCAGCAAAAGGG of Meriones unguiculatus strain TT.TT164.6M chromosome 8, Bangor_MerUng_6.1, whole genome shotgun sequence contains these proteins:
- the Vps28 gene encoding vacuolar protein sorting-associated protein 28 homolog isoform X1, which codes for MFHGIPATPGIGAPGNKPELYEEVKLYKNAREREKYDNMAELFAVVKTMQALEKAYIKDCVTPNEYTAACSRLLVQYKAAFRQVQGSEISSIDEFCRKFRLDCPLAMERIKEDRPITIKDDKGNLNRCIADVVSLFITVMDKLRLEIRAMDEIQPDLRELMETMHRMSHLPPDFEGRQTVNQWLQTLSGMSASDELDDSQVRQMLFDLESAYNAFNRFLHA
- the Vps28 gene encoding vacuolar protein sorting-associated protein 28 homolog isoform X2, yielding MAELFAVVKTMQALEKAYIKDCVTPNEYTAACSRLLVQYKAAFRQVQGSEISSIDEFCRKFRLDCPLAMERIKEDRPITIKDDKGNLNRCIADVVSLFITVMDKLRLEIRAMDEIQPDLRELMETMHRMSHLPPDFEGRQTVNQWLQTLSGMSASDELDDSQVRQMLFDLESAYNAFNRFLHA